AACGATCAGTTCTAGCACTGGTCACTCCAGGAATACAGTCTCTGAGGTCGTTCACCGTGCCAAGAAACTTGGCTTGGAAAGTTTGAATGATACCATGACCAACTCATGGCTAGAAGCGTTTCTCTTTCCTGAGAAACAAGCTATTGAGAAGGGGTATTTCCCGGTTGATTGGGAAGTGGTGCATAAGGAGCTACAAAAAAAGAATGTTACCTTGGCCTTATTGCATCATGAATATGAAACGGAAGCACGTGAGGGTGGAAAAATCCCTTATGCTTACAGAACTTTTTGTGAGAAATACGGGAAGTATGCGAAGAAATATAAATTAACGATGCCTATTCGGAGAAAACCAGGTGAGATCATGGAAGTGGATTGGGCTGGCTCCACGCTGTCTATTATTGATCGTTCTACTGGGGAAACGATTCCGGCGTATGTATTTATTGCGACCTTGCCTTACAGTCAATTAAGTTACGTGGAAGCATTTTTAGATATGAAATCACCAAATTGGCTTAAGGCTCATATTCATGCATTCCAATATTTTGGTGGAGTTCCTGAAACATTGGTTCCAGATAATCTAAAAACAGGGGTTACAAAAGCCCTTCGAGATGAACCTCTTCTCAATGAGGCCTATCGTGAACTAGCAGATTATTATCGCACAGTCATCGTGCCGAGCCGGGTTCGAAAACCAAAGGATAAGGCAAGTGTGGAGGGAACAGTCGGCTACATTTCCCGACAGATTATTGCCTCGTTGAGAAACTATCAATGTTTTCATATAGAGGACTTAAATCAACGAATCTTTGAAAAGCTAGAAGAAATCAATACAATTGATTTTCAAAAACGCCCTGGTTCCCGTAAAAAGGTGTTTGAGGAAGAAGAGAAATCCCACCTTCAACAGCTTCCCCAAACACGTTACAAGCTTGCGGAATGGAAAACAGCAAAGGTTCAACTGAACTACCACATTCAAGTTGAACGAATGTATTATTCCGTTCCATATGATTACGTCCGTGAACAAGTCGATGTTCGACTGACTACGGATCTAATTGAAGTGTACTTCAAAGAAACACGGATTGCATCCCATAAAAGGTTAACCGGGGAAGTTGGCCAGTTCTCTACGAACACGGATCATATGCCTGATAATCATAAATTGTATCTAGAGCATACCCCTGAAAACAATCGGAAATGGGCAGAAACAATTGGACCCTCCATGGCACAGTTTGTTTCTTATATCTTAGAAATAAATCCAGAAAAGAAAGCATTAAACATCCTTGGCACATTAAGGAACTTATCAACAAAATATACAAACGATGAGATCGAGAGAGCAACGTATACATTGCTTGAAATATCAACAAACCCAACAATTTCTGTCTTAAAGGGTGTATTGGATAGAGGTAAGAAACGCAGGAAAAAGTCGAATATCGATAATTATCAAAACAATACGAATGATAATGGATTTACCCGTGGTGCTGAATACTTTGGAGGGAAAACAAGATGATGAACCAAGAAACATTACGTAAATTAACTGAAATGAAAATGGGTGCTATGGCAGATCTGTATCAGCAACAGAGTCTAAACAAAGATTATCAAGATATGGATTTCGACGATCGTTTTAATCTGTTAGTAGACCATGAGTATGATCGTCGAAAGTCAAATAGGCTGGAACGGTTAATTAAGCAGGCCACTTTCGACGAGCCAACGGCAGCTATTGAAGACATAGAGTATCATCCCGACCGCAACCTGGATAAGAAGCTAATATTAGAGCTGGCAACGGGGAGCTATATCCAAAATCACCATAACATTATTTTAATGGGTGCATCAGGGAACGGCAAAACATGGATATCTAATGCCTTTGGTGTTCATGCGTGTCGCCAATTTTACAAAGTAAAGTATATTAGATTACCGGAATTACTGGATGAATTAGCAGCAGCAAAGTATGAAGCCGATGGAAGCTTCCGTAAACTCATCCAAAAATATAAAAAGATTGATTTATTAATACTTGATGAATGGTTGTTAACTGAGCTTTCAGAGGAAAAAGCACTTCACATCTTGGAAATTATTGAGGCGAGATTAAAGAGAGCATCTACCATATTCTGTTCCCAGTTCTCTCCGGAAGGGTGGCATTCGAAACTAGGACAGGCACAGGTAGCAGATGCGATCCTTGACCGTATTGTTCATGATTCCTATAAGATCCTAGTCGATGGAGAGGTATCAATGAGAGAACGTCATAGTTTGGTGGTTAGAAAATGATTCCAATAGAGGTTGAAAACCGCATAGCTAACTATTTCTTTCATAGATATCTGCCGGAAGAAGTGATGATAAAAATAGTAGACAGATTACTAACTCCTTGTACACGGACCGATGAGGAGGATTTAGATATTGATGAACTGGTCTCTTGGGCAATTGAGATTATTGACGAACAGTTAGAAGATAAGCCACTTAGGTAATACTGGCAGCCATTGGAGTAAAGTGAAACTTCAATGGCTGTCTATTTATCTCTCTCTAAATATACAGTGGCTCCCTCCTCCGCACTCAGTGGCCCTATTATCCGCAAATGGTGGCTCAAAACTACGCACTAGTGGCTCATTCTGTCCGCAATACTCAAATAATTCAAGTCATCACCCCTTGTATAGTAGTTATTTATAAAACAAGGGGTTTTTATGCTCTAACCTTAATCGGCAAATTGGCCCGTTTGCTGTATAACCTTATATTACCTTTACCACAGGAAACCCCTTCAGATAAAGCATATCCAAAGGAGTAAAACGGTGCAACTTTATTATAAACGGTTGAACTTTGTTTTAAAGCTACATATAACCTGCAAAGTGTGCTTTGAAATAAAGTTTGAACAAAAAGACCTTACAAACCAACCCGTATTTTACGATAAATAAGAAGAATCCATTTTGAAAAAAAGATTGAACAAAATGGATTCTTCTTTAGCATATTTAAGTTTCGGTTTTATAATTTAGCATATTTAAAATAGTTTTGGCATAAATTTGTGCTGCAATCGCGCCCGTTTGCTTAACTCTTGCTTTCGGAAACAGGGATATATTTTGTAAAATAAGCACCTAAAATTAATAAAACCATGGTAATCGACCAACTGATTATTCCTAAAAAATCAAACCAATATGCTAACAGGTTTGTTATAGCTATAAGGTAAAAGCAAATTGAGGTCAGCGCATTTTTTATTCCGGTTATTCCAGCCCTTTTTCTTTTTGTAATAAAAACAGAATAGAAAATATAAGTGTGATTATTAGTGTTACAGATAAAACCATAGGCATCATCATTTCTTTCCCCCCAATTCAAGAAAATGGCCCATGTGTTTAATTGTATCATCCCTTAATTCCATAGAGTAGAGTCTATTGGAACAGACATAAAATTGTGCAAAATAGAGATTTATAAAGTCTCATACGACTTGTCTCAAAACTCTTACCGTTGTAAATTCGCATTTTCCTGATGCTACCCCCAAAGGCTTTTCTCCATGCAAGGTTCGGGTAGTATTTTTTGCCCTTTCCCCCTTGCATTCCGAAATTCGGCGGGTGCGGGCATGTCTCCAAGCCGACCAGACTCAAAGCGAGGGACCTGGAAGGTCAGCTTGCTCCGTCCATTGTACCCGCCGAAGCGCCAGTTCATCCGTCCATGACGGCGCTCTTACGCCATATTTAAACACGCAAAAGACCGTGGGGGATAGCCCCCACACCCCCAGCCAGCCTCCCACCTCAAAACAAGGAGGAAAACAGAAAAACAAGGTATTTTATCCCGCTTATCCCATTTCTCTATACCGAAAATAAAACAATAAAGTCGTTTAATTTTGATTGCCAAAAGCCGCATTCTTCCGTTGAAAAGTGCGGCCTTCAAAAAAATAATTGTTTAATTTTCATGTTCGACTCATGGTTATGGACGGAATTTGTGTAAATTTGTTGCTTTGAAATAAAGTTTGATCATTTTCTGCCCGTATTGTTACACAATTGCAACCTATTTCGGTAAATTAAAACTTACACTGAAGAGATTAAAAGGTTATTAATTGTTTACCTATCTTAAAACTAATTGGAATGCTTAACAATAGCGAAACCCCGACTGCCAAAGTGCTAATAATAAACTGAGAAATTGTTATTGTACCTAACTCTATTGCTGTTTTTACAATTAAACTGTTGATAGGGATGATTACAATAAGACCTGTAAACAGACCTGGCGAATAATAACGCTCAATTAGGGTTGAGATAAGATGTGGAAAAAGGATATTCAATATCATTGCACCCACAAACCCAAAATAAGAATACTTGAACAACCCAACATCTGGATAAAAAATATATAAAGCCGTAATTAAATAGGCTAAGCTTGTGACCCAAAATAATCCAAACAAAAATTCATCCTGTGTAACTGTTTTGTGCATTTTCATTTTACTTTTTTCAGAAGACTGCTGTCTCGTTAACCAGATGCCTTCTTCCAAATTGTGAATTGTAAATGCAAATAAAAAAATCAATAAGACTGCTCCGTTCATGCTAGCCCCCCTTTGCTCATAATTTATCATTGTTTACATGTAACCATAGAAAGGCGTTTATGGACTTGACTTGGAGCCTCTGTGGGCATGATTGGTCTTGAAAGGCTGAAGCCGTTGTTTCATCTGGCAAACGAGCCTAACCCACCCCTCCAAGTAAAGTCCTATTGTTGTTTACTTGAAAACTATAATTAATTACTATCTCAACTTTCGCAGCACAAATTAGGCAGGTAAGCCTTGATATAACTAGGTAGGCCTGCAATCCATTGCTGGAGTTGATCTTTAATTAATTTTTTGATCCGGTTGTTCGTTTGTTTCAAGGCATCGTCAAGAAGCTCGATGAGTTGCTGAAGAGCCACAGCCCAATCTAGTTTGTCAATTTCATCACAAAGTTCGTAGAACATGCCACCAAGTGTCCGATTATCCATACTACAACGGTTTTGCCAAGACAGTAAAATATACCTTGAAAACACAATCGTTGTGTGACTAATCAACAGATCATAAGACCGACCTTGAAATTCCTTTTGGAGTTTCAATAGCGATTTTGTTGTTTTGAAAAAGACCTCGATGTCCCAGCGCATACCGTAAATGCGGACAATCTCTTTTTCAGACAATGAACAGTCTGTGCTCAAGATTGCCAACCATTCACTTTTCCTATTGCGATTTTGAACAAAAACAACCTTTACATGAATCCATTAGCCATTGTCGTATGAATAGAACGCAGAATGCCCTTACTCCCTGTTATTGGAGTGGCCAGACGATATAACCCTTTCAAGTCAAAACGCTTGTCATTTACAAGATAACGTTGGTTCGTTGCTTTCACCATGCCAATGACATCAAAACCTTGTTCGACAATGGATTTGATTAAGGGTTGTTGTGTAAACCAAGTATCCATAAGCACATAGGAGGCATCGACACCTGCAGAAAGAGCGCGCTGAACCATATCTGTCACTACTTCTGGTGCAGACTTCAAAGCTTCAATGCGACGTTTATAACCAGAAGTTCGCTTATCAATTGATGGTGAGACACCGTTAATTTGAGCATTCTTTGAACTTAAAAGAGAAAAATCCAACGGCATAAATGTTGTCCCATCTGACCAACCCAGTGTTAACATCCGAAAACCTTTATAAAAGCGCATTTTATGTGAAGAGTGATCGAAACAGCGTGCAAGCAGTTCTACTTTTTTACTGCGATTACGTTCAAACATGGAATCATCGACAATGAGCACTTTTGGGCGATGGTGGCTTGTTAAGTCACTTACCTTTTTAATTGTTGAAACACTGAGCGAGAGTAAGAATTTGCGCCGCGCAAACCTTGAATGGTTTAAAAAGCGATAGACAGCATCTTTGGCGGGTAAAGTATCAGACTTCTTGCTTTCAAGCATTCGAAACCAATTCTTCTGTTGAAAGATTAAGCAAAAGACAAGTCGAAACAAATAGAGACATGAATAGCCAAAAGACTTTTTAATTCCGGCATCAGATAAATGCTTAGACACATTCAATTCACGAAAAGTTGATTTTATTTCATTTGGTAGTTGCCTAAGTTGATCTTGATTCGCTATCATAAAGGAGACACCTCTTCTGTTGGTAGTGTTTTCTAGTCAAATCCACTATACCAGACAGGAAAGGTGTTTTTCATTTTATTAGTTATTTGTCAAGGAACCTATTGAATTCGTAAATTAAGCAATACCATTAAGGCTTAAAGTTAATTTTCACTCTGCGAAAGTTGAGTTACTATATATACTGCTTCTACAAAAATACAAATATGGTGTTTTTCGTACACAGGATCGTTCATCTTTCTAATTCATCTTTTTTGCGTATTTTTGTTTCAGTAAATGATTTAATACGCTTTTGTTCTTTTTTTATTTTCTTTTCGGCATAATCACTAAAACTTTTTACATCTTGATTGGCTAAAAAGAAAATATATCGTTCTTTATCTTCTTTTTCGATAACCAAAGGGGCAATATCATTTTTCATCAATAAGTAATTCATTACCAATCGTCCTGTTCGTCCATTTCCATCCGCAAAAGGATGAATACGCTCAAACTCAATGTGGCTTTCACACACCAAATCAATAATATCTTTATCCGATTCAGCGATTTCAATACGGTAATTCACATTATCTAGCCATTGTTTCATGATCACAAAAACATTATCAGGATGTACTGTATCAAAATCTGCTCCCTTAATATAATTTGGTTCAGTTTTAAACATTCCTCGTTCGTGATGTAATCGATCCATTAAAATGGCGTGGGTCTCGAACAAAACATCAAAAGTAAAATCTTTTTCTAGCACATCAGGTGAAAATAAATATTGCATTGCATGTCGATGGTTATCAATCTCGTATAATTCTCTTAAAGACACTTTATTAGGAACAGTGTTATACAATATAATTGATACCGTTTCTGGTAGTGAAATTTTGTTATTTTCAATTGCATTCGAATGATGTGACATTCTTACTAACAAATCCTCCATGTATTCATTCGGTAACTTCATGAGAATCCTCCCTCACAAACAATCTCTTTTGATTATTATAACGGAACCAAGTAACGTTAAAACAAACTTTAACTTCTAAGTAATTTCAACTTTTATAATACGCTAAGCATTATATCTTATCAATTTATGAAAAATCTCAACAAATTCTTCCAAAATTTTCAAATAAGATTTATTGCTTTGGAATAAAGTTTGATCAAAGATACCTCACAAACCTATATTTTACGTTAGATAAAATTAACCCATTTTGAAAATAGATTGAGTCGAAAAACAAATTTATTAACTTTATAACTCGTATTAACACCAAAAGGTGTTATAATCATTTGTAACACCTTTTGGTGTTAATTAAAATGTGGAGGTATTATTTATGCAAACTCACGAATCACTACCAGAGATTCGTAAAGTGGTAGTTCTCAATGCTCCGATTGAAAAAGTATGGGACGCTGTTGCAACATCGGAAGGTATTGCAGTATGGTGGATGCCAAATAATTTTGAACCTGTTTTGGGGCAGGAGTTTACACTTTATACAGGGGAATATGGTAATTCTCCTTGTAGGGTTACAGAATTTGACCCACCGAATCGCCTTGGCTTCGACTGGGATAAGGATTGGCATCTTGCTTTTGAATTGAAAGAATTAGAGGACGGAAAAACAGAGTTTACACTTATTCATTCCGGATGGGATGCGAAAAAAGATACGGAATTTGGACAACCGCACTCAGTTATTCGTGAAATTATGGACGGCGGTTGGGAAAAAATCGTCAAAAAGAGCCTCCCTGAATATGTCGAGTCATAAACGGGGATGTATCCTTGTCAAAATACGATGTATTTCAAGCAGTTGCCGATCCTACCCGTCGCAAGATGTTAAAATTGCTTGCAGATAAAGAAATGTCTATTGCCGCAATTACCGAATGTTTCCCGATGAGCCGTACTGCCGTAAATAAACATCTGCTTGTTCTTTTTCAGGCTGGCCTTGTTACTAGGCAGAGGTCTGGAAAGGAAACTCGGTATAAACTTCAGCCAGAGCCACTGGTTAAATTAAAAGATTGGCTTGTATTTTTCGAGCAATATTGGGATGAAAAACTGTCTGTTCTAAAAGAATACGTAGAGGACGATAACGATTCAGATTGATTTTATAATAAGTTCTGGGAAGACAAGCTTCACAACTTGGAAAATTTATTAAATAAATAACGGAGGTTATTAACGTTTTATTGTGTAATGACAATAAAGTTGTTTAATATTGAAGCCAAAAATACGCATTATACCGTCTATGATTGTGGTTGATGTGAAAATAAAGTTGTTTAATTTTTGGTGCGATTGCTGGTTAACAACTCATAGATGTAACAATAAAGTCGTTTAAATTGATGGAGTTGTCCCACAATCGCGCCTGTTAATTAAACACTTGTTACTTTGTTCATTCTAAAATAAATCCAAAACGTAAGGGTATATGTATTGTAAAGTGAAAATAAAAAGAGCAATCAAGCCTATTGTGGATATTAAAAACACCCAAACTTTTTTATTCTTAACTGTACAAAAGCAGATACCAACACAAGAATATTAAAAATCAATATCATTGAAACCCAAACCCCATAAGTTTCATCTGGGTCTGGTGCAGCAATGCTAAATAGTGGGCCTAAACCAATAAGAGTTACTAATATGAATATCAATCCGTGTACCAAATATACTGCTGCCTTAAACAATTAAACCACCTGCTCTCCGGTCTCGATCATTAGTTAAATAATCCTTACTCTGTTAAATGGCCCGATTCATTTTAGGAATTAAAGCCCTTCATTTTGGAGATAGGCTATGATTTCATTAATACGATGTTTTTTAAAAATAAATTTAAATGTTCGATCATCATTTAATTTAAAATGAATACCTCCGTTTAATGGACCACTTATATCTTTAAATGAGGAAATTTCAGATAGATTAAATGAATAGACTAATGTTATTGACTGATGAACAAAGCTTTTATATACCAATATTCGGTGGTTAGTTAATACAAAAAGTATCGGCATATTCTCTTTTGTTAACCAAGAGATTTCTGGAAGGAATTTTAGCATTGGATTAGTTGGTGCCGTTTTCCCAGGGATTGACAATAAAACCTCTTCATTATTATCTAAATTATTATTAATTTGATCCATGATATGTTTGTTTATCTGCACGTTTTGTTCCTCCTCTTATATTAACGATGTTTGTGATTTGCTAATTTTATTAAAAAAACATCGATTAACCAAGAAATAATGACAAGTGTGAAAAATGCCAAAATTGTCCATTCAATATGACCTTTGACGAAAACTAAATTTTCACCAGTAAATAAGTCTGAGATTAGAAAAAAGGTCGCAAATGCAATACTGGAAATAAAGGCTTTAAATTTTAAAATACTTTTCCCCTTTTTTGAGTCAGCTTGAAATAAAATGCCCTTTTTTATTCCTAGAATAAGATACAGTAGACCTGCGACCAAAAAGATAATTAGCTCCATTAAGTAAGTATTTATGGGCGATTCTAGATAAATGGCCTTATATAATATGTCGCTTAGGATGCCTACTGAGAAAACGGAACCACAAATAGCAAGAGCTTGATGCCTCTCAGATTGGATACGCTCATCAATAACTTCTTTAGTGAATATCAATTTGTTCTTCCCCCATTCATTATTAATCTTCATTCATAAATAATTCATCAAGTGATTTTTCTAAAACCTTAGCAATACTAATGCATAATTTTATCGTTGGATTATATTTATTTTTTTCAATAAGATTAATGGTTTGACGTGTTACACCTATCCGATCAGCGAGATCTTGTTGTGTCATATTTTTGGCTACTCTGGCCAATTTAATTTTAGATACATTCACCAATAAACCTCCAAAAAAAAGAAATTTATAAATGACTCTAAGTATAATATATATTACTTAATGTAAATTATATTTTATATTCGTATAGCGTGTCAATTGTTTTCAGTAAAAATATCCAGATTAACTTCTAATGGTGTATTTTCATTGAACTAAACTGACTCAAATATTTAGTTTAATTAAATTGTTATCTCATAAAGGCCATTTAATGGAGTACCATATTGAGGTTTTAAAACATCGGAAAAAACAAAAAAATCCTGTTTAAATTAATACAGGATTTTAATCAAACTTTATTACAAATTATCGGACTTTGTATTAAATTATCAAACTTTATTTTAAACCTACAACCCCCGATTTTATCTTAATTTAATTAGTTAAGGATTAAGTTGGCCGTTCCCCAACAGATATTTTCTGGGAGCAAGGATATCCTATCCTATTTCGTCATTTTCCTTCCTATATCTTAATTATTCAATTTGACAGAAATCATTCCAAAAACTTATTATTGTTCCCTTACCTTTTTGATCTGTCTAAACCAATATTTTAAAATGATCTGCCGATAATTAATTTAGGTATTTAACTCACAATTTAACATAATTTATTTTTAATAAAAGAACTAGTTTAGAGATGCAACTTATATTTGAATAAAAATAGGATATCCTATTTTTAACAACCTTGTTATAAGGAGGTCTTTTATGCAAAATAAAGGGATTATGAGTGCTACCATAGCAATCGCTATCGGTATATTAATGTTGTACTATAATCAAGATATTAAAATAATTTCGGCAAGAGATATACCGGCTACCTCCTCGGTGGAGATTAATGATTTATCAAATGGTTCATCCATATTTGAAAAATCTGGGGATAAAGAGCTTATTATCGCGGAAAAAAAAAGATTAATAACAAAAGTTGAACAATCTGCTACGGATCAAGATATTACTTTTACAATTCATGATGTTTATTATAATGATAATCAAATTTTTCTTGCTTATTCAATTCAGTCCAAAACAGATCATTTACTGGAAGGACCTTATCCTTTTGGTGGAGATTCTATATTAATAAATGGTAAACGTCTTAATTCTGGTGGTAAAAGGTGGTTTACTAAAGTGTCAAATGACAAGTATGTGGGTGTTTATGATATAAACCCTATAACGGATCTACCAGATCAATTTCGTTTAGAAATGGTTTTCCCTAGAATCTTTAATCAAGAAGGAAATTGGTCATTTGATTTCAATGTGAAAGAAACGGTAGGTAATAAAATACCTGTCTTCGATAAAAGTAAATCATACAAGGAGTCTACACTTGCATTAAAATCAATGAAGTTAAATCCAGCCGGAACCGCTGTCTCATTTGACCTGACTCAGAATATAAACGAATCCGAACTGGATTCCTTTAATTTACTTACTGACGATGGAAAAGCATTAAATGTTTTGGATTTTGCAGGATTTTCATTGCCTGAGGATATTAAAGGAAACAAAGAAACAATTCATTATGTATCTAGATTTAGCGAAGTGAAGGAGAATACCCATATTTGACTTTAGTTCCATATATCACACCAGAAATTAAACACCTACCACAAAAGCAGACTAAAATTTTGGATGCTAATAAATTACCCATATCATTAAATCAAGGAAAGCCTGGAAAGTTAATTGTCACCGACGTAAAATATAAAAAAGGTAAGACACTGGTTTTTTTTAAGGATGAAATAAAATTTCCTTATCTTTATATCTTCCCAGGGAACAATATTTGGTTGAAAGATTCGGAAGGACTAGAAATCTCTCCAGAAAAAACAACTCCTCTAGGGGAAGGCAATTTATATGTGAGTGAATTTATAACAGTTAAAGATAATGAAAAGCCTATGAAGGTAGTGACGCGTATATATCCTATGCCAGAAATTATAAATGAGCTTAAAATTAAAATTCCTATAAAAAATGATTAGCAAAGATGATTGAAAAAATACAAAGACTCTCGTAATGAGGGTCTTTTATTAATATGATACCGAAGAATAGCTAATTGATTAGCAAACCCTAAACGGTTTTCTGCTCTTCTTCGCTTACTAAAGATTATTGCAACAAATTTCCCAATAACTTCTTACAACATTTTGAAAGCTAAAACTAATTGTAAAGGGTATAGGAGAAGTGGAACTATTTAAAAAATAGATAGCAAGAAAATCCCGAATTATGTTGTTTATTACAGGGTACGATTTGTTGAACGTTAGCAACCACAAAACCTTATTGCTGGGTTTATCTTGTTAGTCAAATTCCGTTTAAGAGAATAAAAAAGGCTTAAGCCTAAGGATTACAAGGAAAAACCATCAAGCGCATCGTCGATAATATCGTCTGATATACTGATATAACGCAACGTAACAGATGGAGAAGAATGGCCAAAAATCCCTTGCAACATAGCAACAACTGTTTGAGACAGTCCTTATCAACAGGGAAAAATACCTTAATAGCTGTTTTTGTAGCAAAAAGCGCCGCGTTTTTGTGTAAAGATATTTAAATATTGAAAGTACAAAAACTTAGAAGTAATTTTTGACTTCTAAGTTTTTGTAGGTTAAAAAATTATTGCCAAATATATAATGTATAACAATATAATCAGACCAAAAATTAGGCTGCCTATATAAAGAGAAAATTTCATCCTTCCCGGCTCTTTTTTTAATATAGCAATCAAACTTGCAATCAAACTTATACCCCAGAAAACCCAGCCCCAATTGTGGTAATTCATATACACTAAAGTAGGTCTTGTAGCAAAACCTATAATAATAATGGCAATAATAAATAGGACTAGACCGATTATAAACGTTATTAATGATAAACAGCTAAAAATTTTATTTTTAAACATTTTATCCCCGTCCCTTCACCTATAATCAAGACTTATTTGGAAATTTACTTTTAGTACAAATAGGTGGTGTAGATAATACATTACAAGAAGAATACAGAAGTGTTGAGATATTATCGGAAATTACTAACGATATATTAAATGAAATTGAGTGAGAGCAATTAGTTTTAGAATAAGAGTTTAACTCAAAAAAGGATCTAGACTGTTAGATTCTTTTTTGTTTTTCTAAGTCTTATTACCTCTTCAAATCAATTGGTTAATGTTATATAAATTTTTATGTTAAGTTAAAGTAGAAAATAAATTGTACTGTTCTATAAGCATTATTTATTGATTGATACTCATATTTCCATTGCCTTAAATCATTTGGCATATGAGAAATAGCATTAAAGAAAAGTTTCTTTGTTTTTCTATCGGAGGATAAATTGACACCCTCATTTTTTTATAAAGAACAGCCCCTCGTATAATCCCATCAATTTTTTCATAATCGTACGACCGATCTAGCAGCAAATTTGCAACTTTGGACTTCATCTTATCAAGCGAACCTTATTTTCTTTTGGCTCGGTATTGTTCTTTCCATTCTTTAGATGTTTTATCATAGAACCGAATTTTTTTCCTGGTAAGATTGGGTTCAACTGCTGCATATGGACATGAATATTATCCGTATTATAATGGATGGAAGCTGTCCAAACCGCTGTCTCTTCCATGCGTTCCGCTTTTAATAATTGACTCATGGATTCTAACGACACATTTCATTTTTTCTTCATTCAACTTCTTTGTCTTTGGATCGTACAAACCTTGTTCCTCTAGCCAATGCATTGTCAAACGAAATCACATCTTGCCACCGCTTCAAGCCTTTCTCGTGCTTCCTTTACCGCTGTATCTCCAAGACCAACGGTAGAAACAGTCGGCAAACCGTGGATTTCATTGCACTCTAATTCGACAAGCTGTCCATCAACACCTTGAATTGCAAAACTATAAACGATAGATGCCAATGATGCCACCTCATTTTCTAGTTAAATTGGCTACAATGGAAAAGGAAAAGTTGTGGAAAGAAAAGGGGAATGAAGCAGGGTCTCTTCTGATAACAGAATAATGATAAAAACTAAATGTGTAAATTAATTTGCAGACTCTCTAAAATATTTGTAAAATAAAAGTAATATATGTTTGGAAGGAATGAAACCAATGGAGGGATACCATTACTATTATCCACTGCGTGTCCGCTATTCAGAAATTGACGGGCAAAAAATCGTTTTTAATGCGCATTACATGACTTATATTGATTGCGCAGTTTC
This Pueribacillus theae DNA region includes the following protein-coding sequences:
- the istA gene encoding IS21 family transposase produces the protein MVNCRKILELYFEGISQRTISSSTGHSRNTVSEVVHRAKKLGLESLNDTMTNSWLEAFLFPEKQAIEKGYFPVDWEVVHKELQKKNVTLALLHHEYETEAREGGKIPYAYRTFCEKYGKYAKKYKLTMPIRRKPGEIMEVDWAGSTLSIIDRSTGETIPAYVFIATLPYSQLSYVEAFLDMKSPNWLKAHIHAFQYFGGVPETLVPDNLKTGVTKALRDEPLLNEAYRELADYYRTVIVPSRVRKPKDKASVEGTVGYISRQIIASLRNYQCFHIEDLNQRIFEKLEEINTIDFQKRPGSRKKVFEEEEKSHLQQLPQTRYKLAEWKTAKVQLNYHIQVERMYYSVPYDYVREQVDVRLTTDLIEVYFKETRIASHKRLTGEVGQFSTNTDHMPDNHKLYLEHTPENNRKWAETIGPSMAQFVSYILEINPEKKALNILGTLRNLSTKYTNDEIERATYTLLEISTNPTISVLKGVLDRGKKRRKKSNIDNYQNNTNDNGFTRGAEYFGGKTR
- the istB gene encoding IS21-like element helper ATPase IstB — protein: MMNQETLRKLTEMKMGAMADLYQQQSLNKDYQDMDFDDRFNLLVDHEYDRRKSNRLERLIKQATFDEPTAAIEDIEYHPDRNLDKKLILELATGSYIQNHHNIILMGASGNGKTWISNAFGVHACRQFYKVKYIRLPELLDELAAAKYEADGSFRKLIQKYKKIDLLILDEWLLTELSEEKALHILEIIEARLKRASTIFCSQFSPEGWHSKLGQAQVADAILDRIVHDSYKILVDGEVSMRERHSLVVRK
- a CDS encoding HXXEE domain-containing protein yields the protein MNGAVLLIFLFAFTIHNLEEGIWLTRQQSSEKSKMKMHKTVTQDEFLFGLFWVTSLAYLITALYIFYPDVGLFKYSYFGFVGAMILNILFPHLISTLIERYYSPGLFTGLIVIIPINSLIVKTAIELGTITISQFIISTLAVGVSLLLSIPISFKIGKQLITF
- a CDS encoding Fic family protein, which gives rise to MKLPNEYMEDLLVRMSHHSNAIENNKISLPETVSIILYNTVPNKVSLRELYEIDNHRHAMQYLFSPDVLEKDFTFDVLFETHAILMDRLHHERGMFKTEPNYIKGADFDTVHPDNVFVIMKQWLDNVNYRIEIAESDKDIIDLVCESHIEFERIHPFADGNGRTGRLVMNYLLMKNDIAPLVIEKEDKERYIFFLANQDVKSFSDYAEKKIKKEQKRIKSFTETKIRKKDELER
- a CDS encoding SRPBCC family protein — translated: MQTHESLPEIRKVVVLNAPIEKVWDAVATSEGIAVWWMPNNFEPVLGQEFTLYTGEYGNSPCRVTEFDPPNRLGFDWDKDWHLAFELKELEDGKTEFTLIHSGWDAKKDTEFGQPHSVIREIMDGGWEKIVKKSLPEYVES
- a CDS encoding ArsR/SmtB family transcription factor, with product MSKYDVFQAVADPTRRKMLKLLADKEMSIAAITECFPMSRTAVNKHLLVLFQAGLVTRQRSGKETRYKLQPEPLVKLKDWLVFFEQYWDEKLSVLKEYVEDDNDSD
- a CDS encoding PH domain-containing protein produces the protein MQINKHIMDQINNNLDNNEEVLLSIPGKTAPTNPMLKFLPEISWLTKENMPILFVLTNHRILVYKSFVHQSITLVYSFNLSEISSFKDISGPLNGGIHFKLNDDRTFKFIFKKHRINEIIAYLQNEGL
- a CDS encoding DUF6773 family protein; amino-acid sequence: MIFTKEVIDERIQSERHQALAICGSVFSVGILSDILYKAIYLESPINTYLMELIIFLVAGLLYLILGIKKGILFQADSKKGKSILKFKAFISSIAFATFFLISDLFTGENLVFVKGHIEWTILAFFTLVIISWLIDVFLIKLANHKHR